Proteins from a genomic interval of Phragmitibacter flavus:
- a CDS encoding efflux RND transporter permease subunit has translation MNFAKFFIDRPIFAAVLSIVLTLTGGIALFTLPIEQYPQVVPPTVLVTARYPGANPEVLAQTVARPIEQEINGVENMLYMSSNSTSDGTCTIIVTFKLGTDLDIAQVQVQNRVAVAEARLPEDVRRLGVTTVKQSPNFTLVVNLISPDNSLSDLYVGNYALLNLKDQLARLPGVGLVQNFGGSEYSMRIWLDPDKISSRNMTVTDVVNAIREQNVQAAAGILGAPPAPMGTDYQLTISTQGRLIEVAEFENIIVKSGDDGQVTRVKDVARVELAGRDYNMESYLDGQATGSLGVFQLPGSNALETSAAVRERMEELKQSFPPGLDYRIVYDTTMFTQKSIDAVIHTFIEALILVVLVVIIFLQNWRASIIPLLAVPVSIIGTFLVMKLFGFSLNNLTMFGLVLAIGIVVDDAIVVVENVERNIALGLTPLAATRRAMEEVSGPVIGVAIVLTAVFVPTAFMTGLTGQFYRQFALTIAVATVISAFNSLTLSPALSAILLKPHGAKPDWFQRLINFTLGWLFNGFNWLFEKFTNGYTGIVRRALRFSVIALLIYVGLLFLTGRTFTSVPAGFVPTSDKGYLIAFAQLPDAASIERTRKVTNEMTRIARSIPGVAHSIEIPGFHLLSGGSAMPNAGTLFIILEDFELRAKDPNKSMGAILGQISGAYGAMQEAMVFCFPPPPVDGLGNTGGFKLQIKDNNAQGKDALAGVAFNMMQKANTLPGLTSVFTTMRPNVPQIRVDVDRFKAKSMGIRLADIFETLQTCLGSIYVNDFNRFGRVYQVTAQAEAKFRVKPSDITRLKVRNDQGQMVPLGTLVTIHETTGLDIAASFNTAASADLSGSTLPGVSSGQAIAMMENLAKTELPRGFTFDWTELTLQEILAGNSAIFIFPLCVIFVFLALAAQYESWSLPLAIILIVPLVILAALWGVIWRGMDNNIFTQIGFVVLVGLASKNAILIVEFAKQLEDQGKNIFDATVEAARLRLRPILMTSLAFILGVTPLVLASGAGSEMRQALGTAVFFGMIGVTIFGLVLTPVFYLVIRKLTVKFSRKKAVSEDHPQQPPASPALPQPH, from the coding sequence ATGAATTTCGCCAAGTTCTTCATCGACCGCCCCATCTTCGCGGCGGTGCTCTCCATCGTGCTCACCCTCACCGGTGGCATCGCCCTCTTCACCCTGCCCATCGAGCAATACCCGCAGGTCGTCCCCCCCACCGTCCTCGTCACCGCCCGCTACCCAGGCGCGAACCCCGAGGTGCTCGCCCAAACCGTTGCCCGTCCCATCGAACAGGAAATCAACGGCGTTGAAAACATGCTCTACATGAGCTCCAACAGCACCTCCGACGGCACCTGCACCATCATCGTCACGTTCAAACTCGGCACCGATCTCGACATCGCCCAGGTCCAGGTGCAAAACCGCGTCGCCGTCGCCGAAGCCCGACTCCCCGAGGACGTGCGCCGACTCGGCGTCACCACCGTCAAACAGTCGCCCAACTTCACCCTCGTCGTCAACCTCATCTCGCCCGACAACAGCCTCAGCGATCTTTACGTCGGCAACTACGCGCTCCTCAACCTCAAGGACCAGCTCGCCCGTCTCCCCGGCGTCGGCCTCGTGCAAAACTTCGGCGGTTCCGAATACTCGATGCGCATCTGGCTCGACCCCGACAAGATCTCTTCGCGCAACATGACCGTCACCGACGTCGTCAATGCCATCCGCGAACAAAACGTGCAGGCCGCCGCCGGGATTCTCGGCGCCCCGCCTGCTCCGATGGGCACCGACTACCAACTCACCATCAGCACCCAGGGCCGGCTCATTGAAGTCGCCGAATTCGAAAACATCATCGTCAAAAGCGGCGACGACGGCCAGGTCACCCGCGTCAAAGACGTTGCCCGTGTCGAACTCGCCGGACGCGACTACAACATGGAATCTTATCTCGACGGTCAGGCCACCGGCTCCCTCGGCGTCTTCCAGCTCCCCGGTTCCAACGCCCTCGAAACCAGTGCCGCCGTCCGCGAACGCATGGAGGAACTCAAACAATCATTCCCCCCCGGACTCGACTACCGCATCGTTTACGACACCACGATGTTCACCCAAAAGTCCATCGACGCCGTCATCCATACCTTCATCGAAGCGCTCATCCTCGTCGTTCTCGTCGTCATCATCTTCCTGCAAAACTGGCGCGCCTCCATCATCCCGCTGCTCGCCGTTCCCGTCTCCATCATCGGCACCTTCCTGGTCATGAAACTGTTCGGCTTCTCGCTGAACAACCTCACCATGTTCGGTCTCGTTCTCGCCATTGGGATCGTGGTCGATGACGCCATCGTCGTGGTCGAAAACGTCGAGCGAAACATCGCCCTCGGACTAACCCCTCTCGCCGCCACCCGACGCGCCATGGAGGAAGTCTCCGGACCCGTCATCGGCGTCGCCATCGTCCTCACCGCCGTGTTCGTGCCCACCGCTTTCATGACCGGACTCACCGGCCAGTTCTACCGGCAGTTCGCCCTCACCATTGCGGTCGCCACTGTCATCTCCGCCTTCAACTCCCTCACCCTTTCCCCGGCTCTCAGCGCCATCCTGCTCAAACCTCACGGTGCCAAACCCGACTGGTTCCAACGCCTCATCAACTTCACCCTTGGCTGGCTCTTCAACGGCTTCAACTGGCTGTTCGAAAAATTCACCAACGGCTACACCGGCATCGTGCGACGCGCCCTGCGCTTCTCCGTGATCGCCCTGCTCATTTACGTCGGCCTGCTGTTCCTCACCGGACGCACCTTCACCAGCGTCCCCGCCGGCTTCGTTCCCACCAGCGATAAAGGTTATCTCATCGCCTTTGCCCAGCTGCCCGATGCCGCTTCCATCGAGCGAACCCGCAAGGTCACCAACGAAATGACCCGCATCGCCCGCAGCATCCCCGGCGTTGCCCACAGCATCGAAATCCCTGGCTTTCACCTTCTCTCCGGCGGCTCCGCCATGCCCAACGCCGGCACCCTTTTCATCATCCTCGAAGACTTCGAACTCCGCGCCAAAGACCCCAACAAAAGCATGGGCGCCATCCTCGGCCAGATCAGTGGAGCCTACGGTGCCATGCAGGAAGCCATGGTGTTCTGCTTTCCCCCTCCGCCCGTGGACGGACTCGGCAACACCGGCGGATTCAAACTTCAAATCAAAGACAACAACGCCCAAGGCAAAGACGCCCTCGCCGGCGTTGCGTTCAACATGATGCAAAAGGCCAACACCCTCCCCGGCCTCACCAGCGTCTTCACCACCATGCGTCCCAACGTCCCGCAGATCCGCGTCGACGTCGACCGCTTCAAAGCCAAGTCCATGGGCATCCGCCTCGCCGACATCTTTGAAACCCTGCAAACCTGCCTCGGTTCCATTTACGTCAACGACTTCAACCGATTCGGTCGCGTCTATCAAGTCACCGCCCAGGCCGAAGCCAAGTTCCGTGTCAAACCCTCTGACATCACCCGCCTCAAGGTCCGTAACGACCAAGGCCAGATGGTCCCCCTCGGCACCCTCGTCACCATTCACGAAACCACCGGACTCGACATCGCCGCCAGCTTCAACACCGCCGCCAGCGCCGACCTCTCCGGCAGCACGCTCCCCGGCGTCTCCTCCGGTCAGGCCATCGCCATGATGGAAAACCTCGCCAAAACCGAACTCCCGCGCGGCTTCACCTTCGACTGGACCGAGCTCACCCTTCAAGAGATCCTCGCTGGCAACTCTGCCATCTTCATCTTCCCCCTCTGCGTCATCTTCGTGTTCCTCGCCCTCGCCGCGCAATATGAAAGCTGGTCCCTTCCTCTCGCCATCATCCTCATCGTTCCCCTCGTCATCCTTGCCGCTCTTTGGGGCGTCATCTGGCGCGGCATGGACAACAACATCTTCACTCAAATCGGCTTCGTGGTGCTCGTTGGACTCGCCTCCAAAAACGCCATCCTCATCGTCGAGTTCGCCAAACAACTGGAAGACCAGGGCAAGAACATCTTCGACGCCACCGTCGAAGCCGCCCGTCTCCGACTCCGCCCCATCTTGATGACCTCTCTCGCCTTCATCCTCGGCGTCACCCCCCTCGTCCTCGCCTCCGGTGCCGGTTCTGAGATGCGTCAAGCCCTCGGCACCGCCGTGTTCTTCGGCATGATCGGCGTCACCATCTTCGGCCTCGTCCTCACCCCGGTATTTTATCTGGTCATCCGCAAACTCACCGTCAAGTTCTCCCGCAAAAAAGCCGTTTCAGAAGACCACCCCCAACAACCACCCGCCTCCCCCGCCCTGCCCCAACCGCATTAA
- a CDS encoding efflux RND transporter periplasmic adaptor subunit: MKRPISLLALVATLSACKPAADPQAAMQMPPPTVTIANPVKQKITEWDEFTGRIEASESVRLYSQVTGYLQSTHFQDGSEVTKGQLLFQIDPRPFQATLDQASAQLEQARVRHQLAKNELDRATKLVEAKAISAEDFDTRSTALREADAGLKAAEATVAKASIDVEYCAIKAPIAGRISRRMMDVGGLVIGGPMGATELTSIVALDPIYAYIDADELSVLRYQRLNREGTGAATKEEDIIPCEMALADSTDFPFKGVIDFVDNRLDPSTGTIQVRALFDNPKPPRGQRILQPGYFARVRVPNSGEYEALLIDDKAIGSDQASKVVMVVGEGNIVAPRPVILGPVINGKRVIREGLTEQDKVIINGLSKAYPGTPVTPMTEAEASAAAAAAAPPAATAAQ, encoded by the coding sequence ATGAAGCGCCCTATCTCTCTCCTCGCCCTCGTCGCGACTCTGTCAGCCTGCAAACCCGCCGCCGATCCCCAGGCCGCCATGCAAATGCCCCCGCCAACGGTGACCATCGCCAATCCCGTGAAACAAAAAATCACTGAATGGGACGAATTCACCGGCCGCATCGAAGCCTCCGAATCCGTGCGCCTCTATTCGCAAGTCACCGGTTACCTTCAAAGCACCCACTTCCAGGACGGTTCCGAAGTCACCAAAGGCCAGCTGCTCTTCCAAATCGATCCCCGTCCCTTCCAGGCCACCCTCGATCAGGCCAGCGCCCAGCTCGAACAAGCCCGCGTTCGTCATCAACTTGCCAAAAACGAACTCGACCGCGCCACCAAACTCGTCGAAGCCAAAGCGATTTCCGCCGAAGACTTCGACACCCGCTCCACCGCCCTGCGCGAAGCCGATGCCGGACTCAAAGCCGCCGAAGCCACCGTCGCCAAAGCGTCCATCGACGTTGAATACTGCGCCATCAAAGCCCCCATCGCCGGTCGCATCAGCCGTCGCATGATGGACGTCGGCGGACTCGTCATCGGCGGCCCCATGGGAGCCACCGAACTCACCAGCATCGTCGCCCTCGACCCCATCTACGCCTACATCGATGCCGATGAACTCTCCGTCCTTCGCTACCAGCGCCTCAACCGCGAAGGCACCGGAGCCGCCACCAAAGAAGAAGACATCATCCCCTGCGAAATGGCCCTCGCCGACAGCACCGATTTCCCCTTCAAAGGCGTCATTGATTTTGTCGACAACCGCCTCGATCCCAGCACCGGCACCATTCAAGTTCGCGCCCTCTTCGACAACCCCAAACCCCCACGCGGTCAGCGCATCCTTCAACCCGGTTATTTCGCCCGCGTCCGTGTTCCCAACAGCGGCGAATACGAAGCCCTGCTCATCGACGACAAGGCCATCGGCTCCGACCAGGCCAGCAAGGTCGTCATGGTCGTCGGCGAAGGCAACATCGTCGCCCCCCGTCCCGTCATTCTCGGACCCGTCATCAACGGCAAACGCGTCATCCGCGAAGGACTCACCGAGCAGGACAAGGTCATCATCAACGGTCTCTCCAAAGCCTACCCCGGCACCCCGGTGACCCCCATGACCGAAGCTGAAGCCAGCGCCGCCGCAGCCGCCGCAGCCCCTCCTGCTGCCACCGCCGCCCAGTAA
- a CDS encoding TetR/AcrR family transcriptional regulator → MPPVINATLDPRIVRTRQLLREALVGLLEEKDFEVITVQDIADRATVNRATVYAHYQDKYDLLADAIRAAFLEVLDRWMVGRVVTEEGPRQMLLAVCDFVGGLETKCKDGPKNRMCEPFLEAQVKEVLRDLLVPWVAEIEKGGQAELKATLWSWSIYAAAWEWLYRVRPGSAEDFADGAIALIRGGLE, encoded by the coding sequence ATGCCTCCAGTCATCAATGCCACTCTAGATCCAAGAATCGTTCGCACCCGCCAGTTGTTGCGGGAGGCGTTGGTGGGGTTGTTGGAGGAAAAGGATTTTGAGGTGATTACCGTTCAGGACATTGCGGATCGCGCGACGGTGAACCGGGCGACGGTGTATGCGCATTACCAGGACAAGTATGACTTGTTGGCAGATGCGATCCGGGCGGCGTTTCTGGAGGTGTTGGATCGCTGGATGGTGGGGCGAGTGGTGACGGAGGAGGGACCGCGGCAGATGCTGCTGGCGGTGTGTGATTTTGTCGGTGGGTTGGAAACGAAGTGCAAGGACGGTCCGAAGAATCGCATGTGCGAGCCATTTTTGGAGGCGCAGGTGAAGGAGGTGTTGAGGGATCTTTTGGTGCCGTGGGTGGCGGAGATTGAGAAGGGTGGACAGGCGGAGTTGAAGGCGACGTTGTGGAGCTGGTCGATTTATGCGGCGGCTTGGGAGTGGCTGTATCGGGTGAGGCCGGGGTCGGCGGAGGATTTTGCGGATGGGGCGATTGCGTTGATTCGTGGTGGGTTGGAGTGA
- a CDS encoding glycosyltransferase family 39 protein has protein sequence MFEKLISTRPRCCALILGAISALCFLFVVLANAPWEGPALRTVAKAMEVPKEEVPRSVFFDVKSLGEYRIGVDAYVQIGVWQGVLAVGVILLLAALTVRWWVPMVMRPACRWHGVEGVTGVALWQVKRIDLVLLLVLVGVATAYRAPHLDRMIYFDEQDNLRRNFHGHLEIRTDGTERWREARWKDALWENMLGNNPILLSLATQSSLRIWRWATGTDRQRFNVVALRVPVFLAGIGAVVTVWWLMQIWGLRVGAAIAAGLAAIHPMHIDYSLQARGYAFVLLLVPLALGFAWMALRHDRWRYWWGFAISVLLCLLSYPGSMHFAFVMNAGLFALLGWRWWRSRDKAWSGPISRLFAVNVAVALPFIVVIAPHVPQASYIFREIFELIELEPYWFFYAWSQYSTGTSFPSPGDVRDLKAGTVSLGEVLVSRFAAMEPILAGMQWLLLPGLIIAGMAWLVRGRQGKGAPAAWVLGFALVAPLVALVHQQFTSLYFYYWYLSYLLPAAIVGIAVGLGKVVEPMIKERGVWPRLGGLAVIAVFFAVFGWQTQYWTGRNGRVAQNSEWPAAENGVSAVEFKRGDSRWIATRDGQSICYRDVYEAGSRIRAGRGGD, from the coding sequence ATGTTTGAAAAGTTGATTTCGACCCGCCCGCGCTGTTGTGCCCTGATTCTGGGAGCCATTTCTGCACTGTGTTTCTTGTTTGTAGTGCTGGCCAACGCGCCATGGGAAGGTCCTGCATTGAGGACGGTCGCCAAAGCGATGGAGGTGCCGAAGGAAGAGGTGCCGCGCAGTGTTTTTTTTGATGTGAAGAGCCTTGGGGAATACCGGATTGGCGTGGATGCCTATGTGCAGATTGGGGTGTGGCAGGGCGTTCTGGCGGTCGGGGTGATCCTTTTGTTGGCGGCGTTGACGGTGCGCTGGTGGGTGCCGATGGTCATGCGTCCTGCGTGTCGATGGCATGGGGTGGAAGGGGTGACGGGGGTGGCTCTATGGCAAGTAAAGAGGATCGATCTGGTGTTGTTGTTGGTGCTGGTGGGAGTGGCGACGGCTTATCGGGCTCCGCATCTGGACCGGATGATCTACTTTGATGAGCAGGACAATCTGCGTAGAAATTTTCATGGTCATCTGGAGATTCGAACAGACGGGACGGAGCGTTGGCGGGAGGCGCGATGGAAGGATGCGCTTTGGGAAAACATGTTGGGGAACAATCCGATTCTTCTGAGTTTGGCGACCCAATCCAGTCTGCGTATTTGGCGTTGGGCGACCGGAACTGATCGGCAACGATTCAACGTGGTGGCGCTGAGAGTTCCCGTTTTTCTCGCCGGGATTGGGGCGGTTGTCACGGTCTGGTGGTTGATGCAGATTTGGGGATTGCGAGTGGGAGCGGCCATTGCCGCCGGGCTGGCAGCCATTCATCCGATGCACATCGACTACAGCCTGCAGGCGCGAGGTTATGCGTTTGTGTTGCTGCTGGTGCCTTTGGCGCTTGGCTTTGCGTGGATGGCGCTGCGGCATGATCGATGGCGGTATTGGTGGGGGTTCGCGATCAGTGTGCTGTTGTGTTTGCTGTCGTATCCCGGGTCGATGCATTTTGCTTTCGTGATGAATGCGGGGCTGTTTGCGTTGCTCGGGTGGCGGTGGTGGCGCAGCCGGGACAAAGCGTGGTCGGGGCCGATCTCGCGGCTGTTTGCGGTGAATGTGGCGGTCGCGTTGCCGTTCATCGTGGTGATTGCGCCGCATGTTCCCCAGGCCAGTTACATTTTTCGTGAGATTTTTGAATTGATCGAGCTGGAGCCCTACTGGTTTTTTTATGCGTGGTCGCAATACAGCACGGGGACGAGTTTCCCTTCGCCCGGTGATGTCCGGGATTTGAAGGCGGGGACGGTTTCGCTCGGTGAGGTTTTGGTGAGTCGCTTCGCTGCGATGGAACCGATTCTTGCGGGAATGCAATGGTTGCTGCTGCCCGGGCTGATCATTGCGGGCATGGCGTGGTTGGTTCGTGGGAGGCAAGGCAAGGGGGCTCCTGCGGCATGGGTATTGGGTTTTGCATTGGTGGCACCCTTGGTGGCGCTGGTTCATCAGCAATTCACATCGCTCTATTTTTATTACTGGTATCTCTCTTATCTTTTGCCGGCAGCCATCGTGGGGATTGCCGTCGGGTTGGGGAAGGTGGTCGAACCAATGATCAAGGAGCGGGGCGTTTGGCCTCGATTGGGGGGACTGGCTGTGATCGCGGTTTTCTTCGCAGTATTTGGCTGGCAAACTCAATATTGGACGGGTCGGAATGGGAGGGTGGCGCAAAATAGTGAATGGCCTGCGGCGGAAAACGGGGTGTCTGCTGTGGAGTTCAAGCGTGGCGACAGTCGATGGATCGCGACCAGGGATGGGCAGTCGATTTGCTATCGCGATGTCTATGAGGCCGGCAGCCGAATCCGCGCGGGCCGTGGGGGAGACTAG
- a CDS encoding glycosyltransferase: MSKPIVASYCTTFLKPEMLHIYRQITGLRRFETFVICKERQSQERYPMPEDGVELAPGVRSNFVRRFWLKYVKREPAIVYRGEYGVLAKLLERREADLMHVYFGHTGVHLLPFIKRWPKPVVVSFHGMDVQRRAHDPSYEVRLRELLQAATLVLARSDSLLDRLRELGCPESKLRMNRTGIPLQQFPLNADRTAPENGAWHLVQACRLVEKKGLDDAMVAFAALVERDPKAHFTIAGEGPLLLELEGLRDELGLQGKVTFAGFLNGLQLNELYQKSHLFIHPSRMTEDQNQEGIPNSMLEAMATGLPVLATLHGGIPEAVRNGVTGVLVSERDRAGLTEALLNLTGNPGRWKEMVIAAAKDMQENFESGAQIAKLEASYDEARRIYS, from the coding sequence ATGAGCAAGCCGATTGTCGCCAGTTATTGCACGACGTTTTTGAAGCCGGAGATGCTGCACATCTACCGGCAGATCACGGGTTTGCGGCGGTTTGAGACGTTTGTGATTTGCAAGGAGCGTCAGTCGCAGGAGCGGTATCCAATGCCAGAGGATGGGGTGGAATTGGCGCCGGGAGTGAGGAGCAATTTTGTGAGGAGGTTTTGGCTCAAGTATGTGAAGAGGGAGCCGGCAATTGTGTATCGGGGAGAGTATGGGGTGCTGGCGAAGTTGCTGGAGCGGCGCGAGGCGGATTTGATGCATGTGTATTTTGGTCACACGGGGGTTCATTTGTTGCCGTTCATCAAACGCTGGCCGAAGCCGGTGGTGGTTTCGTTTCATGGCATGGATGTGCAGCGGAGGGCGCATGATCCGTCTTATGAGGTGAGGTTGCGGGAGTTGTTGCAGGCGGCGACGCTGGTGCTGGCGAGATCGGATTCGTTGTTGGATCGGTTGCGCGAGTTGGGGTGTCCGGAATCGAAATTGCGGATGAATCGCACGGGGATTCCGTTGCAGCAGTTTCCGTTGAATGCGGATCGGACGGCGCCGGAGAATGGTGCGTGGCATTTGGTGCAGGCGTGCCGGTTGGTGGAGAAGAAGGGGTTGGATGACGCGATGGTGGCGTTTGCGGCGTTGGTGGAGAGAGATCCGAAAGCGCATTTTACCATTGCGGGGGAGGGGCCGTTGTTGTTGGAGCTGGAGGGGTTGAGGGATGAGCTGGGGTTGCAGGGGAAGGTGACGTTTGCGGGGTTTTTGAACGGGTTGCAGTTGAATGAGCTTTATCAGAAGTCGCATCTCTTCATTCATCCGAGTCGGATGACGGAGGATCAGAATCAGGAGGGGATTCCGAATTCGATGTTGGAGGCAATGGCGACGGGGTTGCCGGTATTGGCGACTTTGCATGGGGGGATTCCGGAGGCGGTGCGGAATGGGGTGACGGGGGTTTTGGTGTCGGAGCGGGATCGTGCGGGATTGACGGAGGCGCTGCTGAATTTGACGGGGAATCCGGGACGCTGGAAGGAAATGGTGATCGCTGCAGCGAAGGACATGCAGGAAAACTTTGAATCGGGCGCACAAATCGCCAAACTGGAGGCGAGTTACGACGAGGCCAGACGCATTTATTCATGA
- a CDS encoding glycosyltransferase: MSNDNTPTPQPPLVISLCGTFLKPEMQSIYRQVNGFQRVRTHVYTQSLENPELFPFEPVTVLKKLPRPRLKGNFLLRFWYKHVTKQWPPPRPVNREVSPYYPYDLVERLRADKPDLVHVYYGHKAVHFLEMLVDWEGPFVVSFHGVDVAKFIDRPGYMEKLQEVFAKATLLMGRSQSLLERLEFLGCPAEKLRLNHTPIPLDHLPSTVKTAPTDGAWRLVQACRLIPKKGILTTLRALAVVKPRYPQLKYVLCGEGPLKEKILQKARELDLEENVEFLGWLDQAALLEQYQLAHLFLHASETTKDSDQEGIPNSMLEAMAAGLPVIATNHGGIPEAVTHGHDGLLAPEASPNQLAAHLLAVMGDESKLSELSRHAAASVRANFGSEAQIAALEDVYLEALEKKRLEVAGSAAKDG; the protein is encoded by the coding sequence ATGAGCAACGACAACACGCCGACGCCGCAGCCGCCATTGGTGATCAGCCTGTGCGGCACTTTTTTGAAGCCGGAGATGCAGAGTATCTACCGGCAGGTGAATGGTTTTCAACGGGTGCGCACGCATGTTTACACGCAGTCGCTGGAGAATCCGGAGTTGTTTCCTTTTGAGCCGGTCACGGTCTTGAAGAAGCTGCCGAGGCCGAGGTTGAAGGGGAATTTTTTGCTGAGGTTTTGGTATAAACATGTGACGAAGCAATGGCCGCCGCCGCGTCCGGTGAACCGGGAGGTTAGCCCGTATTATCCGTATGATCTGGTGGAACGATTGAGGGCCGACAAGCCGGATCTGGTGCATGTGTATTATGGTCACAAGGCGGTGCATTTTCTCGAAATGCTGGTGGATTGGGAGGGGCCGTTTGTGGTGTCGTTTCATGGGGTGGACGTGGCCAAGTTCATTGACCGTCCGGGGTATATGGAAAAACTGCAGGAGGTTTTTGCCAAGGCGACGTTGTTGATGGGGCGCAGTCAGTCGTTGTTGGAGCGGCTGGAATTCTTGGGATGTCCGGCAGAGAAGTTGCGGCTTAATCACACGCCGATTCCGCTGGATCATTTGCCTTCAACGGTCAAGACGGCGCCGACGGATGGGGCGTGGCGGCTGGTGCAGGCGTGCCGGTTGATTCCGAAGAAGGGGATTTTGACGACGTTGCGGGCGCTGGCGGTGGTGAAGCCGCGGTATCCGCAGTTGAAGTATGTGCTGTGTGGGGAAGGGCCGCTGAAGGAGAAGATTTTACAAAAGGCGCGGGAGCTGGATCTGGAGGAGAATGTCGAATTTTTGGGCTGGCTGGATCAGGCGGCGTTGCTGGAGCAGTATCAGCTGGCGCATTTGTTTTTGCATGCCAGTGAGACGACGAAGGATTCGGATCAGGAAGGGATTCCGAATTCGATGTTGGAGGCGATGGCGGCGGGGTTGCCGGTGATTGCGACGAATCATGGCGGCATTCCGGAAGCGGTGACGCATGGTCATGATGGACTGCTGGCACCGGAGGCGAGTCCGAATCAGCTGGCGGCTCATTTATTGGCGGTGATGGGGGATGAGTCGAAGCTGTCGGAGTTGTCGCGTCATGCAGCGGCCAGCGTGCGGGCGAATTTTGGCAGTGAAGCGCAGATTGCGGCGCTGGAGGACGTTTATTTGGAGGCGTTGGAGAAAAAGCGGCTGGAAGTTGCCGGTTCTGCGGCGAAGGATGGTTGA
- a CDS encoding rhodanese-like domain-containing protein translates to MLPSKLRCTLWQVLPLLLMMAMDLRGSEVEVVPPEVKLPEQVTVLSAIESYGFIRQNPGVNIVDVREPWEVKERGYVEGASQLSFLHQTFKDHFKMAVLRENQPILIYCALGERARRAAVIVVELGYKDVQIMEGGLRSWMKAGLPVKK, encoded by the coding sequence ATGTTACCTTCAAAATTGCGCTGCACGCTGTGGCAGGTGTTGCCGCTGCTGCTAATGATGGCGATGGATTTGCGCGGCAGCGAAGTCGAGGTGGTGCCGCCGGAGGTGAAACTGCCGGAGCAGGTGACGGTGCTTTCGGCAATTGAGTCGTATGGTTTTATCCGTCAGAATCCGGGGGTCAACATTGTGGATGTGCGCGAGCCTTGGGAGGTGAAGGAGCGTGGTTATGTCGAGGGAGCCAGTCAGTTGAGTTTTCTGCACCAGACCTTCAAGGACCATTTCAAGATGGCGGTGTTGCGTGAAAATCAGCCAATCTTGATTTATTGCGCGCTGGGAGAGCGGGCGAGAAGGGCGGCGGTGATCGTCGTGGAACTGGGTTACAAAGACGTGCAGATCATGGAAGGCGGTCTGCGTTCCTGGATGAAGGCGGGTTTGCCGGTGAAGAAGTGA